Proteins encoded together in one Pantoea sp. CCBC3-3-1 window:
- the btuD gene encoding vitamin B12 ABC transporter ATP-binding protein BtuD has protein sequence MLLQCEGVAVAQRLSSFSVQVRKGQLIHLLGPNGAGKSSLLACLAGLLPASGKIEFLGQPLNRWSGYALARHRAWLTQQQIPSGTMPVWHYLQMHQIGADDRTLMALCESFQLDNKLTRSLDKLSGGEWQRVRLVAVFCQMAQPQGQLLLLDEPLTGLDLAQQAAFDRYINAQVNAGLTVIMSGHDLNHSLHHAQRVWLLKNGALVQQGSAGEVLQPATLSAVYEVPFKRLCIEGQQILTTFL, from the coding sequence ATGCTGCTGCAATGCGAAGGCGTTGCGGTAGCGCAACGCCTGAGTTCCTTTAGCGTGCAGGTCAGGAAAGGGCAGCTGATTCACCTGCTGGGACCGAACGGGGCCGGAAAGAGTTCGTTGCTCGCCTGTCTTGCGGGTTTATTACCGGCGTCCGGCAAAATAGAATTTTTGGGGCAGCCGCTGAATCGCTGGTCAGGCTATGCGCTGGCCCGGCATCGCGCCTGGCTTACGCAACAGCAGATCCCTTCGGGGACTATGCCGGTTTGGCATTATCTTCAGATGCATCAGATCGGCGCTGATGACCGTACGTTAATGGCGCTGTGTGAAAGCTTCCAGCTGGATAATAAACTGACGCGTTCTCTGGATAAGCTTTCGGGCGGGGAGTGGCAGCGGGTGCGTCTGGTGGCGGTCTTCTGTCAGATGGCTCAGCCGCAGGGGCAGTTACTGTTGCTGGATGAGCCGCTTACCGGCCTGGATCTTGCCCAACAGGCCGCTTTCGATCGTTATATTAATGCGCAGGTGAACGCCGGGTTGACGGTCATCATGAGCGGGCACGATCTTAATCACAGCCTGCATCATGCACAACGTGTCTGGCTATTAAAAAACGGCGCGCTGGTACAACAGGGCAGCGCCGGGGAGGTTCTGCAACCGGCAACCCTGTCAGCGGTTTATGAGGTTCCTTTTAAGCGCCTGTGCATTGAAGGACAACAAATCCTGACGACATTCCTTTGA
- a CDS encoding NlpC/P60 family protein, giving the protein MRCWFLFIAFVLAGCSSHAPPPNARLSNSITVIAQLDDQLSQWHGTPYRYGGMGHGGVDCSGFVYLTFRDRFDLQLPRTTSAQTEIGTRIAKKELLPGDLVFFKTGAGENGLHVGIYDTDDRFIHASTSQGVIRSSLNNVYWKKVFWQARRI; this is encoded by the coding sequence ATGCGCTGCTGGTTTCTGTTTATTGCTTTCGTGCTCGCGGGTTGCAGCAGTCATGCGCCGCCGCCAAACGCGCGACTGTCTAACTCCATCACCGTTATCGCTCAACTGGACGATCAGCTTAGCCAGTGGCATGGCACGCCTTATCGCTATGGCGGTATGGGACATGGTGGGGTGGACTGCTCCGGTTTTGTCTATCTGACTTTCCGCGATCGTTTTGACTTACAATTACCGCGCACGACGTCTGCACAGACAGAAATTGGAACGCGAATTGCCAAAAAAGAGTTATTGCCCGGGGATTTAGTCTTTTTTAAAACGGGTGCGGGAGAAAATGGTCTGCATGTCGGCATTTACGATACCGACGATCGGTTTATTCATGCCTCGACCAGCCAGGGCGTTATCCGTTCTTCATTAAATAATGTCTACTGGAAAAAAGTTTTCTGGCAGGCAAGGCGGATTTAG